A part of Liolophura sinensis isolate JHLJ2023 chromosome 1, CUHK_Ljap_v2, whole genome shotgun sequence genomic DNA contains:
- the LOC135476358 gene encoding synaptotagmin-5-like, with protein sequence MAYEDTLNCTASVCPTQDGLEVIVGPSSQVLQHPKSSLHLVIALCILFSSVVAVSMCLYWGRGRFMRILTKRKMSRSENREMINFVVPNIRVTEVYVTRPSGKKFHKNFAKEKSPANRLTTVSSLSVDGALSDTSLNAYVSDEDREHTQARHSHTYTRSLSRSHGDLLDGSDTLSVTASWEDTGRRYTMERFDIRPSELNTAQYTQSACSLDSSASVSSCELGKICFSVAYNDRTEVLTVIIKKVVNLSPRPARVFADPYVKLTLLPDKTLKYVTTVHQRTLEPVFCQTFLFPVKRDELESKALKLTVCDHLKFFRRNVLGYTVYALRELGYPLVFGTHYEIWRSLTEDLPFKGTASSQGEILVGIKLDQLCHAFTVSVLQVKDILVSDDEREHGGIRVKVTIMVGQQVVKTKISKQRKYPKENLVAFNQNIRVRMPQLYDCINRLNVSVSVFVDHTFFKSRLIGRTCIGPYSYASDSGLRHWINMLTSPSEPNIMWHKLT encoded by the exons ATGGCTTATGAGGATACACTCAACTGTACAGCTAGTGTGTGTCCCACACAAGATGGCCTCGAGGTTATTGTGGGGCCATCCAGTCAAGTCCTCCAACATCCAAAGTCATCGCTACATTTGGTCATAGCCCTTTGTATTCTGTTCTCCTCAGTTGTTGCTGTGTCCATGTGTTTATATTGGGGGAGAGGAAGGTTTATGCGGATTCTAACGAAAAGGAAAATGTCTCGTAGTGAAAATCGTGAGATGATTAATTTCGTTGTTCCTAACATAAGAGTAACCGAAGTGTATGTTACAAGACCATCgggaaaaaaatttcacaagaaCTTTGCGAAGGAGAAATCTCCCGCCAACAGGCTTACGACTGTGAGCTCCCTGTCCGTTGATGGTGCCTTGTCAGACACATCCCTCAATGCGTATGTAAGTGACGAAGATCGAGAACATACGCAGGCCAGACActctcacacatacacacggAGTCTCAGCAGAAGTCACGGGGACCTCTTGGATGGTTCAGACACCCTCAGTGTTACTGCCAGCTGGGAAGACACTGGTCGCCGCTACACCATGGAACGATTCGACATCAGGCCCAGTGAACTCAACACAGCACAATACACGCAAAGTGCATGTTCTCTCGATTCTTCGGCGAGCGTCTCCTCCTGCGAGCTTGGAAAGATCTGCTTTTCCGTTGCTTACAATGACCGCACGGAAGTACTGACTGTAATCATCAAGAAAGTGGTGAATCTTTCTCCCAGGCCAGCCCGAGTTTTCGCGGACCCTTACGTCAAATTGACTCTCCTTCCTGATAAGACCCTAAAATATGTCACCACTGTCCACCAACGCACACTAGAACCTGTCTTCTGTCAAACGTTTCTTTTTCCTGTGAAGAGAGACGAACTGGAGAGCAAAGCTCTCAAATTGACAGTGTGTGACCATCTTAAGTTCTTCCGGCGTAATGTCCTCGGCTACACGGTGTACGCTTTAAGAGAGCTAGGCTACCCGCTTGTGTTCGGGACACACTATGAAATCTGGAGGTCACTAACTGAGGATTTGCCG TTCAAAGGGACTGCTAGCTCTCAGGGTGAAATTCTGGTTGGAATAAAGCTGGATCAGCTTTGCCATGCGTTTACCGTATCAGTGCTTCAAGTGAAAGACATTCTGGTCTCGGACGACGAGAGAGAACATG GTGGTATCAGAGTCAAGGTGACTATAATGGTTGGACAGCAGGTCGTAAAGACCAAGATAAGCAAGCAGAGGAAATACCCAAAGGAGAATCTAGTAGCGTTTAACCAGAATATCAGGGTGCGAATGCCTCAGCTGTACGACTGTATCAACAGGCTCAATGTCTCCGTGTCTGTATTTGTTGATCACACCTTCTTTAAGAGCCGCCTGATCGGACGGACATGTATTGGACCATACTCGTATGCGTCTGATTCTGGATTAAGACACTGGATCAACATGCTAACTTCCCCTTCAGAACCAAATATTATGTGGCACAAACTGACGTAA
- the LOC135467496 gene encoding UPAR/Ly6 domain-containing protein crok-like gives MKAIVVIFSFAAVFCLLEVATSIRCYECNSYYQQDCSDHFDNQTINMVDCSAKIANASRCRKQIQEMWIEDHWDIRYIRQCASIGDIGDYEGRQCKERAGTYKVKVRYCHCDNQDGCNTASALSSLLGFSLPIAVFFLLKLLR, from the exons ATGAAGGCGATTGTTGTAATTTTCAGCTTTGCtgctgtattttgtttgttagAAGTCG CCACAAGTATAAGATGTTACGAGTGTAACTCCTATTACCAGCAGGATTGCTCTGATCACTTTGATAATCAGACAATCAACATGGTGGACTGCTCAGCAAAGATAGCCAATGCATCCAGGTGCCGCAAACAAATCCAAGAAA TGTGGATTGAAGACCACTGGGACATAAGATATATTCGTCAGTGTGCTTCTATTGGCGATATTGGAGACTATGAAGGAAGACAGTGCAAAGAACGAGCTGGCACTTACAAAGTGAAAGTCCGCTACTGCCATTGTGACAATCAAGATGGCTGCAACACGGCATCAGCACTCTCATCTCTCTTGGGATTTTCCCTGCCTATAGCTGTATTTTTCCTTCTTAAATTACTTCGGTAA
- the LOC135467485 gene encoding uncharacterized protein LOC135467485: MMATEVLPLATFILILYQFSPGEAIQCYQCDSNEDLSCPSNMPFDINVNAVVDCNSFEAHVPGQFCAKIYQEGPGWGSWIKYTRRCASWSDTGVAWGCRWMWDDNGVFRETCYCDRDGCNSSVCLSLSIHLLTVTACVVTAIQWFL; the protein is encoded by the exons ATGATGGCGACGGAGGTTTTACCTCTCGCgacattcattttaattttataccAGTTTTCACCAG gggaGGCAATCCAGTGTTATCAGTGTGACAGCAATGAAGACCTTTCTTGTCCCTCCAACATGCCGTTTGACATCAATGTCAACGCAGTTGTAGACTGTAACAGTTTTGAAGCTCATGTTCCAGGGCAGTTTTGTGCTAAAATCTACCAGGAGGGCCCAGGCT GGGGTTCATGGATTAAGTACACAAGAAGATGTGCCTCTTGGTCTGATACAG GTGTGGCCTGGGGCTGTCGTTGGATGTGGGATGACAATGGGGTGTTCCGGGAGACCTGTTACTGTGACAGAGATGGCTGTAATAGTTCAGTCTGCTTGTCTCTCAGTATCCACTTGCTAACAGTTACTGCCTGCGTGGTGACTGCCATCCAGTGGTTCTTGTGA